A region from the Desulfitobacterium dehalogenans ATCC 51507 genome encodes:
- the mtnP gene encoding S-methyl-5'-thioadenosine phosphorylase has translation MIGGTGLENVALLDFRAESIDTPYGRVSVDIGRFGTHDDPIVFMSRHGKGHTVPPHLVNYRANLWALKDLGVRKIIATAAVGSLSSRFKLGDIVLLDQFLDFTKSRPQTFYEGGEQGVLHVDMTEPYCKSVQAVIREAGESLGVSLEDGATYVCTEGPRFETPAEIRMYQILGGECVGMTSVPEVILARECGMCYASIGMVTNEAAGIANHPLTHKEVVESLQAAGKTVAGLIQEAFRILRHEQDCRCQMGNAEVGKF, from the coding sequence TTGATCGGCGGAACAGGATTAGAGAATGTTGCTCTGCTGGATTTCCGCGCAGAAAGCATCGATACCCCTTATGGAAGGGTATCCGTGGATATCGGGCGCTTTGGGACTCATGATGATCCGATTGTTTTCATGAGCCGTCATGGCAAAGGGCATACGGTGCCTCCCCATTTGGTCAATTATCGGGCCAATCTATGGGCTTTAAAAGACCTTGGTGTCCGTAAAATCATTGCCACGGCTGCTGTGGGCTCCCTTTCCTCCCGATTCAAATTGGGAGATATTGTGCTTTTGGATCAATTTCTTGACTTTACCAAGAGTCGTCCCCAGACCTTTTATGAAGGGGGAGAGCAGGGCGTACTCCATGTGGATATGACAGAACCCTATTGTAAGTCTGTACAAGCAGTCATTCGTGAAGCTGGTGAGTCCCTGGGTGTGTCATTGGAGGACGGGGCTACATATGTATGTACAGAGGGGCCGCGCTTTGAGACCCCGGCTGAAATCAGGATGTACCAAATTCTCGGCGGAGAATGCGTAGGGATGACCAGCGTGCCCGAAGTTATTTTGGCCAGAGAATGCGGTATGTGCTATGCTTCGATTGGGATGGTTACCAATGAAGCGGCAGGAATAGCCAATCACCCCTTAACCCATAAAGAAGTCGTTGAAAGTTTGCAAGCTGCCGGAAAGACGGTGGCCGGGTTAATACAAGAAGCATTTCGGATACTTCGCCACGAACAGGATTGCCGGTGTCAAATGGGTAATGCAGAGGTCGGTAAGTTTTAG
- the ftsY gene encoding signal recognition particle-docking protein FtsY: MAGFFTKLKEGLTKTRDQFVTKVEEILTGKRKIDEELYEELEEVLIRSDVGVNTSFELVEGLRKEVKKRKLQEAEELKVVLKELIAELLGQEESMNWAERGPSIFLVVGVNGVGKTTTIGKLAHYFQSEGKKVILAAGDTFRAAAIDQLEVWGQRAGVEVVKQKEGADPAAVAYDALQAAKSRGADLVIMDTAGRLHNKVNLMEELRKVKRVIEREIPGAPHEVLLVLDATTGQNALQQAKLFQEVAGVTGIVLTKLDGTAKGGVVLGIQGEVNIPVKWIGVGEGMEDLRPFVPQDFANALFDQPQDEEEEI, from the coding sequence GTGGCTGGTTTTTTTACGAAATTAAAAGAAGGATTGACAAAAACTCGGGATCAGTTTGTTACTAAAGTCGAAGAAATTTTAACAGGAAAACGGAAAATTGATGAAGAGCTTTACGAAGAACTTGAAGAAGTATTGATTCGCTCCGATGTGGGAGTGAATACTTCCTTTGAGCTGGTTGAAGGGTTACGCAAAGAGGTCAAGAAAAGAAAATTACAGGAGGCCGAAGAGTTAAAGGTTGTTCTCAAAGAACTTATTGCTGAGCTGCTGGGGCAAGAAGAATCCATGAATTGGGCAGAACGCGGTCCCAGCATCTTTCTGGTGGTTGGTGTCAATGGTGTGGGAAAAACCACGACTATCGGCAAATTAGCTCATTATTTCCAAAGTGAAGGGAAAAAAGTTATTTTGGCTGCCGGAGATACCTTTCGGGCAGCGGCCATTGATCAGCTTGAGGTTTGGGGACAGCGGGCCGGTGTGGAAGTGGTTAAACAGAAAGAGGGAGCAGACCCTGCGGCGGTAGCCTATGATGCTCTCCAGGCGGCGAAGTCCCGGGGAGCGGATCTGGTCATTATGGATACTGCCGGCCGACTACATAATAAAGTCAATCTAATGGAAGAACTGCGCAAGGTTAAACGGGTCATTGAACGGGAAATTCCCGGAGCGCCTCATGAAGTTCTCCTCGTGCTTGATGCGACAACGGGGCAGAATGCTCTCCAGCAAGCCAAGCTTTTTCAGGAAGTCGCCGGTGTGACGGGAATTGTTCTCACGAAACTGGATGGTACTGCCAAGGGCGGAGTGGTCCTGGGCATTCAAGGTGAAGTCAATATCCCGGTGAAATGGATCGGAGTAGGGGAAGGGATGGAGGATTTACGTCCCTTTGTTCCACAAGACTTTGCCAATGCTCTTTTTGACCAACCTCAGGATGAGGAGGAAGAGATCTGA
- a CDS encoding nucleoside recognition domain-containing protein: MSSINPDPLLKLYRDSETIREDFGHSITDRVVIDIFAYSEKLANRVVCREKVQASSWRESIDKIVISRTFGYPIMLGLLGLIFWITIVGANLPSQLLATVLFAFQDLLTQGFNTLGAPAWLHGFLVLGMYRTLAWVVSVMLPPMAIFFPLFTLLEDLGYLPRVAFNLDNMFKKARACGKQCLTMCMGFGCNAAGVVSTRIIDSPRERLIAILTNNFVPCNGRFPTLIAIASIFIAGMAAFSQSLLAAGSVILMVLLGILVTFAVSWGLSVTLLKGEPSSMVLELPPYRRPKIRAVLYRSMLDRTLFVLRRAVIVAAPAGALTWTLANITVGDASVLTHIAAFLDPVARAIGLDGFILMAFILGIPANEIVIPVLLMSYLATGQLTDFSSLAELKEVLLANGWTWLTALNTMLFSLLHWPCATTLLSMYKETGSKKWTALGFFLPTIIAFAVCFVLAQIVYGLGLV; this comes from the coding sequence ATGAGCAGTATCAATCCGGATCCTTTATTAAAACTCTATAGAGATTCAGAAACGATCAGGGAAGATTTCGGCCACTCCATCACAGATCGTGTGGTTATCGATATTTTTGCGTATTCGGAAAAACTGGCCAATCGAGTGGTCTGTCGTGAAAAAGTGCAGGCAAGCTCGTGGAGGGAAAGCATCGATAAGATTGTCATTTCCAGAACCTTTGGTTACCCAATCATGCTGGGTCTTCTCGGGTTAATCTTTTGGATTACTATCGTGGGGGCTAATCTTCCCTCCCAACTCCTGGCTACGGTACTTTTCGCTTTCCAGGATCTTCTTACCCAAGGTTTTAATACCTTAGGTGCCCCGGCCTGGCTCCATGGTTTCCTGGTGTTGGGGATGTATCGTACACTGGCTTGGGTGGTTTCAGTGATGCTGCCGCCTATGGCTATCTTCTTTCCCCTGTTTACCCTCCTGGAGGATTTGGGCTATCTGCCCAGAGTGGCCTTTAATCTGGATAATATGTTCAAGAAAGCCAGGGCTTGCGGCAAGCAATGCTTAACGATGTGTATGGGCTTCGGCTGCAATGCAGCAGGTGTGGTATCCACCCGGATTATCGATTCCCCAAGGGAGAGACTGATTGCTATTCTAACCAATAATTTCGTTCCCTGTAATGGACGTTTTCCGACCCTCATTGCCATTGCCTCGATCTTTATAGCGGGTATGGCAGCCTTTTCCCAGTCTCTTTTAGCGGCAGGTTCGGTCATTTTAATGGTGCTTCTGGGTATCTTGGTCACCTTTGCGGTGTCCTGGGGGTTGTCCGTGACCCTCTTAAAAGGAGAACCTTCCTCCATGGTTCTGGAACTGCCCCCCTATCGCCGGCCAAAAATACGCGCCGTCCTTTATCGCTCCATGCTGGACCGTACTTTATTTGTTTTACGCCGGGCGGTTATTGTGGCAGCCCCTGCAGGAGCCTTGACCTGGACTTTGGCCAATATCACCGTAGGGGATGCAAGCGTTCTTACCCATATTGCAGCGTTCCTTGATCCGGTGGCTAGAGCAATCGGGCTGGACGGTTTTATTCTCATGGCCTTTATCTTAGGGATACCGGCCAATGAAATCGTGATCCCGGTCCTCCTGATGAGCTATTTGGCTACCGGACAATTAACAGATTTCAGCAGTCTGGCGGAGTTGAAAGAGGTGCTCTTAGCCAATGGCTGGACTTGGCTTACAGCTCTGAACACCATGCTCTTCTCCCTATTGCATTGGCCCTGTGCCACCACCCTCCTTAGTATGTATAAAGAGACCGGAAGTAAAAAATGGACCGCCCTGGGCTTTTTTCTCCCCACGATTATTGCCTTTGCAGTATGTTTTGTCCTGGCTCAGATTGTTTATGGATTGGGGCTCGTTTAA
- a CDS encoding FeoB small GTPase domain-containing protein — protein sequence MNLKGRIQRESFGISNAENQWIIALAGNPNVGKSTVFNALTGLRQHTGNWPGKTVNNAQGYFTYRDQSFMLVDLPGTYSLLAHSVEEEIARDFICFGQPDATVVVLDATSLERNLNLALQIMEITPRIIVCVNLMDEARKRGIIIDFDALQKELGVPVVATAARLNQGLEDLQKAIFDIVVRNQATQPKQIVYSEDVERAIQLLQPKIEKVGMGNVLSPRWLALRLLDSDPAFLEEIGRFVSLNEDKEDNPQSKGGKVAL from the coding sequence ATGAATTTAAAAGGAAGAATCCAGAGAGAAAGCTTTGGTATAAGCAATGCGGAAAACCAATGGATTATTGCTTTAGCCGGAAACCCCAATGTGGGTAAAAGCACAGTGTTTAACGCTTTAACCGGTCTGCGCCAACACACCGGTAACTGGCCGGGAAAAACAGTGAACAATGCCCAGGGTTACTTTACTTATCGGGATCAAAGCTTCATGCTCGTTGATTTACCGGGTACTTATTCCCTTCTGGCTCATAGTGTTGAAGAAGAAATTGCCCGGGACTTTATTTGCTTTGGTCAGCCGGATGCCACGGTGGTGGTTTTGGATGCCACCTCCTTGGAGCGTAATCTTAATCTAGCCCTGCAGATTATGGAGATCACTCCCCGGATCATAGTCTGTGTCAACTTAATGGATGAAGCCCGCAAAAGAGGAATCATCATTGATTTTGATGCTTTGCAGAAGGAACTTGGAGTACCGGTGGTAGCCACGGCGGCCCGGCTCAATCAAGGGCTCGAGGACTTGCAAAAAGCAATTTTTGATATTGTAGTGAGAAATCAAGCGACTCAGCCCAAGCAAATTGTCTATTCTGAGGATGTGGAGCGAGCCATTCAGCTCCTCCAGCCCAAGATTGAAAAAGTAGGTATGGGTAATGTTCTCAGCCCGCGCTGGCTCGCCCTTCGGCTTTTGGATAGCGATCCTGCCTTCCTTGAAGAGATCGGTCGTTTCGTTTCATTAAATGAAGATAAAGAGGATAACCCCCAGAGCAAGGGGGGGAAGGTAGCGTTATGA
- a CDS encoding FeoA family protein, with protein sequence MDSLSLIPLSTLKQGEKAYVVDLELDGLLRRRVLDLGIVPGTSLQCVGTAPAGDPIAYLVRGTVIALRSKDAKSIRVNSTLV encoded by the coding sequence ATGGATTCACTATCGCTTATTCCTCTATCTACCCTTAAGCAAGGAGAGAAAGCTTATGTAGTCGATCTTGAACTGGATGGTTTATTAAGACGTAGAGTGCTTGATTTGGGCATCGTTCCCGGAACCTCCCTCCAATGTGTGGGAACCGCCCCAGCGGGAGACCCTATTGCTTACTTAGTTCGCGGAACAGTGATTGCTCTCAGAAGTAAGGATGCGAAGTCAATCCGAGTAAATTCAACCTTAGTATAA
- a CDS encoding metal-dependent transcriptional regulator, whose product MLSPSLEDYLEEIYRFSLENSVVRVTDISKKLGVSLPSVSKALHKLNNQSYINYRRYGEIVLTDQGCLKGSYLVERNQMLQEFLSLIQSQCDIPAETEAIEHYISDSTIQSLRRLVTFFKENPTCYEAFIRFECDQN is encoded by the coding sequence GTGCTGTCCCCGAGCCTGGAAGATTACTTGGAAGAAATCTACCGTTTTTCCTTGGAAAACAGTGTAGTAAGAGTAACGGATATCAGTAAGAAACTTGGCGTATCTCTGCCTTCGGTGTCCAAGGCCCTTCATAAACTAAACAATCAAAGCTATATCAATTATCGCCGTTACGGTGAAATTGTCCTTACGGATCAGGGGTGTCTGAAAGGCAGTTACTTGGTGGAGAGAAACCAAATGCTGCAAGAGTTTCTGTCCTTGATTCAAAGTCAATGTGATATTCCCGCTGAGACGGAAGCCATAGAGCACTATATATCCGATTCTACGATACAGTCCCTACGTCGGCTGGTTACTTTTTTTAAGGAAAACCCAACCTGTTATGAAGCCTTCATTCGGTTTGAGTGTGATCAGAATTAA
- a CDS encoding 2Fe-2S iron-sulfur cluster-binding protein, with the protein MEWLTLSINGREVSVPKGTTVLEACRMHDIPIPTLCHDPELTPAGACRLCVVQIEGMRNLPPSCVTQATQGMVVHTQNEKVREARKTILELLVANHPLDCMTCQKMGDCSLAEYAYEYGVKGEKYQGEKRQLPIEDSNPYILRDLNKCILCGKCIATCEAVEERGIIGFAYRGFQAKVATFMDTDLKDSTCVYCNRCVAICPVGALIDRNTLGKGRAWEIRKEEVTCTFCESGCKFEINSKDGKVIGVTAKSASSGRPLCLKGRIGSDFRYNPERKEKPFVNKDGEFVQITWAEFLGLGNIAEKLALLAE; encoded by the coding sequence TTGGAATGGTTGACACTAAGCATCAATGGGCGTGAAGTCAGCGTACCAAAGGGAACGACCGTGCTGGAAGCTTGCCGGATGCATGATATCCCGATTCCTACGTTGTGCCACGACCCGGAGCTTACCCCTGCCGGAGCCTGCCGCTTGTGTGTCGTTCAGATTGAGGGAATGCGCAATCTACCGCCATCCTGTGTCACCCAGGCGACTCAGGGCATGGTGGTTCATACCCAAAATGAAAAGGTACGAGAAGCGCGCAAAACCATTTTAGAACTCTTGGTGGCCAATCATCCTTTGGATTGTATGACCTGCCAGAAAATGGGGGATTGTTCCTTGGCCGAGTATGCCTATGAGTACGGCGTAAAGGGTGAAAAATACCAGGGGGAGAAGCGTCAACTTCCCATCGAAGATTCCAACCCCTATATTTTGCGGGATCTGAACAAATGCATTCTATGCGGAAAGTGTATTGCTACCTGTGAAGCTGTGGAGGAAAGAGGTATCATCGGATTCGCCTATCGTGGTTTTCAGGCCAAGGTGGCTACCTTTATGGATACCGACCTGAAGGATTCAACCTGTGTCTACTGTAACCGCTGTGTGGCAATTTGTCCGGTTGGGGCTTTAATTGACAGAAACACACTGGGTAAAGGCAGAGCATGGGAGATCCGGAAAGAAGAAGTCACTTGCACCTTCTGTGAATCAGGCTGTAAATTCGAAATCAATTCCAAGGATGGCAAAGTCATCGGAGTCACTGCCAAATCAGCGTCCAGTGGACGGCCTCTTTGCCTCAAAGGACGAATTGGTTCTGATTTCCGTTATAACCCCGAGCGTAAAGAAAAACCCTTTGTCAATAAGGATGGAGAGTTTGTCCAAATTACCTGGGCGGAATTCCTCGGACTGGGGAATATTGCTGAGAAGCTCGCCTTGCTGGCGGAGTAA
- a CDS encoding CDP-alcohol phosphatidyltransferase family protein: MKSMPNWLSLSRILLSFGLLFVEPLSLSFYVIYIACGLSDMLDGFIARKTGTTSNLGAKIDSLADLVMVGILLVILLPIINPEAAILLWVIFIGVIRLAAMIVAQIKYNSFASLHTYGNKATGLVLFLFPLLLSFSHTDVLMYIICVLASISAIEELLIHLTSDELLLNRKGLLERKL; this comes from the coding sequence ATGAAATCAATGCCAAATTGGCTATCATTAAGCAGGATATTACTTTCCTTTGGTTTGCTTTTCGTAGAGCCATTGAGCCTGAGCTTTTACGTCATTTATATTGCCTGTGGACTCAGCGATATGCTCGATGGTTTTATTGCCAGAAAGACAGGAACCACAAGCAACCTTGGCGCAAAGATTGATTCCCTAGCCGATCTGGTCATGGTGGGTATATTGCTCGTTATACTTTTGCCAATCATAAACCCGGAAGCAGCTATTCTCCTGTGGGTTATTTTTATTGGCGTCATTCGATTGGCAGCAATGATTGTTGCCCAGATAAAATATAACAGTTTTGCAAGTCTTCATACTTATGGAAATAAAGCCACCGGTTTGGTCTTATTTCTATTTCCATTATTACTTTCTTTTTCTCATACAGATGTATTGATGTACATTATCTGTGTTTTGGCGAGCATTTCGGCGATAGAGGAACTTCTCATCCATCTGACATCAGATGAACTTCTGCTCAACAGAAAAGGCTTGTTGGAAAGAAAGCTATAA
- a CDS encoding M56 family metallopeptidase, translating into MEAVFKIVLTTSFYAGIVGMVILLVKNVLKDKLNPRWHYLLWIVLLVKLILPFGPESALSLYNFLEPLSQEIKFFDLPETVGDASTFWSEGAQTGNELPGPPTKGSVASAQDFSTYAADVLPIIWLSGLAFMLVWLIYANVSFAGKLKTHAKPAPPAVQALLEKCKTKAKVKGDIAVLIQDIVKAPSLIGIFKPRILLTPDILRLNEQDISYIMLHELTHYRRKDVWVNHLLLTLQIIHWFNPVIWYCFMRIRQDMEVAADERVLSLLSVNEHKEYGKALLAVLEKINTKTTLMPRLVGMADDRKNIERRIKMIKMADFFNRNRPRIVLTGILCVVLLAGLLWTSASVQATPYEIGDYTFETPADWEVTGSGTELFFSKDHHPLGGVQILNYDPDQPLPVPNHSLTKSKRELPGLITKGILMNFELTQSAASGDNTVLDEKHLYLIFAQDQRVYDFYVSTAYSDEAELIKIGQSIKLKPKSAAQENNADVISQNLEDQLATGQSIEEAVSLAVKGQGKGYLQGEVLTEGHKIVEVEEKDGTVIAYTVASVGWFGFENGIFTGTSGSGAIPTVMTFARNSNGEYSLLEYKEAMDGKGYTESIKRNFPQRLWDNVLSAEHYPELAVQKEAQAKQYLQSIGRDAQVSLGYVEKKLVDINVEASNKLFAELTKWDPELNRFPYWIGTKEYLDQGERFIYETSQNKTSDGYDLITFRKSKEDGKIELEYQYKIVGNELTLVFLQSTPQLKP; encoded by the coding sequence ATGGAAGCTGTCTTTAAGATAGTTTTAACAACATCCTTCTATGCCGGTATTGTCGGGATGGTCATACTCCTTGTTAAAAACGTGTTGAAAGATAAACTCAATCCCCGATGGCATTATTTGCTGTGGATAGTCCTGCTGGTCAAGTTAATTCTTCCGTTCGGCCCGGAAAGCGCGTTGAGCTTATATAATTTTCTTGAACCGCTGTCTCAGGAAATCAAATTTTTCGACCTGCCGGAAACGGTCGGAGATGCAAGCACTTTTTGGTCGGAGGGGGCTCAAACCGGGAATGAACTGCCTGGGCCCCCGACCAAAGGGTCCGTTGCTTCAGCTCAGGATTTCAGTACATATGCTGCGGATGTACTTCCTATCATTTGGCTTTCAGGGCTGGCTTTTATGCTTGTATGGCTGATCTATGCTAATGTTTCCTTTGCCGGAAAGCTAAAGACCCATGCCAAGCCGGCACCCCCCGCTGTTCAGGCCCTTTTAGAGAAATGCAAAACAAAGGCTAAAGTAAAAGGGGATATCGCTGTCCTTATCCAGGATATCGTAAAAGCGCCTTCCTTAATCGGCATTTTTAAACCAAGGATCTTGCTGACTCCGGATATATTACGCCTGAATGAACAGGATATTTCCTATATCATGCTGCATGAGCTTACCCATTACAGGAGAAAGGATGTATGGGTTAACCACCTTCTGCTTACCCTGCAAATCATTCATTGGTTTAACCCTGTTATTTGGTACTGTTTCATGCGCATCCGCCAGGACATGGAAGTTGCGGCAGATGAGCGTGTTTTAAGCTTATTGAGCGTAAACGAGCATAAGGAGTATGGGAAAGCCCTGCTAGCGGTTCTGGAAAAGATCAATACAAAAACGACATTAATGCCAAGGCTGGTGGGTATGGCCGATGACAGAAAAAATATCGAAAGAAGGATCAAGATGATTAAAATGGCTGACTTTTTTAACCGTAATCGGCCAAGGATCGTCCTCACCGGCATTCTCTGTGTGGTACTTTTAGCCGGTCTTTTGTGGACATCGGCTTCAGTTCAAGCAACGCCTTATGAGATCGGTGATTATACCTTTGAAACACCGGCGGACTGGGAAGTAACCGGGAGCGGGACGGAATTGTTCTTCAGCAAAGATCATCATCCCTTGGGGGGTGTTCAGATCTTAAATTACGACCCCGATCAGCCCCTTCCTGTCCCCAACCATTCTCTTACCAAGAGTAAACGGGAACTTCCGGGACTGATCACAAAAGGCATCTTAATGAACTTTGAGCTGACGCAGAGTGCAGCCTCCGGGGATAATACCGTGCTTGACGAAAAACACCTGTATTTGATCTTTGCTCAGGATCAAAGGGTCTACGATTTTTATGTCAGCACGGCATATAGCGACGAAGCTGAACTGATCAAAATCGGCCAAAGCATTAAGTTAAAACCAAAAAGCGCAGCCCAGGAGAACAACGCAGACGTCATATCACAAAATTTAGAGGATCAGCTCGCAACGGGTCAATCCATCGAGGAAGCTGTAAGTCTTGCTGTTAAAGGGCAGGGGAAGGGATACCTTCAGGGAGAGGTCCTGACCGAAGGCCATAAGATAGTTGAAGTCGAAGAAAAGGACGGGACAGTGATTGCCTATACTGTAGCCAGCGTCGGGTGGTTTGGTTTTGAAAACGGTATCTTTACCGGAACCAGCGGCAGCGGAGCTATTCCCACCGTTATGACCTTTGCCAGGAATTCGAATGGGGAATACAGCCTGCTGGAATATAAGGAGGCCATGGATGGTAAAGGGTATACGGAGTCCATCAAAAGGAATTTTCCGCAAAGATTATGGGATAACGTACTCTCCGCTGAACATTATCCTGAATTAGCAGTGCAAAAAGAAGCACAGGCTAAGCAGTATCTGCAAAGTATCGGCAGGGATGCCCAAGTCAGCCTGGGATATGTGGAGAAAAAACTGGTTGATATTAACGTAGAAGCTTCCAATAAACTGTTTGCCGAGCTTACCAAATGGGATCCCGAGCTGAATCGCTTTCCTTACTGGATCGGGACGAAAGAATACCTTGATCAAGGAGAGCGGTTTATCTATGAAACATCTCAGAATAAAACCAGTGACGGGTATGATCTTATAACCTTTCGCAAGAGTAAAGAAGATGGCAAGATAGAACTGGAGTATCAGTATAAAATTGTCGGGAACGAACTGACACTGGTTTTTCTGCAGAGTACTCCGCAGCTTAAACCATAG